The Eleutherodactylus coqui strain aEleCoq1 chromosome 6, aEleCoq1.hap1, whole genome shotgun sequence genome window below encodes:
- the LOC136633417 gene encoding T-lymphocyte surface antigen Ly-9-like encodes MVLPLLFLMPLWGVLSDTTQQTLSAMCGGSILFQVNVSRDVEIISVFWSHTGTKKKSMLAIVKPGYLKIINPRFHNRVNSQQPDFSMNLSNLNEEDNGMYEARIYTNVETMHRFFQLQVHANNQSHRVQWSILQIIGLGTLAVFFNTMT; translated from the exons GTGTCCTCTCAGACACGACCCAACAGACACTGTCAGCAATGTGTGGTGGTTCCATCTTGTTCCAAGTCAACGTGTCAAGAGATGTTGAGATCATCAGTGTATTTTGGTCTCACACAGGAACAAAGAAGAAGAGCATGTTGGCTATTGTCAAACCGGGTTATTTGAAGATCATCAATCCTAGATTCCACAACCGGGTCAATTCACAACAGCCTGATTTTTCGATGAACTTGAGTAATCTGAATGAAGAGGACAATGGAATGTATGAAGCTCGGATATATACTAATGTAGAAACTATGCATAGGTTCTTTCAACTGCAAGTCCATG CAAATAACCAGTCGCACAGAGTGCAGTGGAGCATCCTGCAGATCATTGGTCTGGGAACTCTCGCCGTCTTCTTCAACACAATGACGTGA